A window of the Parabacteroides merdae ATCC 43184 genome harbors these coding sequences:
- a CDS encoding efflux RND transporter periplasmic adaptor subunit, whose amino-acid sequence MVGERLVKGAVFLALIVLATGCRHKDEPLKPLVIVDKPAKEDVQIFGEYVGRIRAARFVEIHARVEGYLEKMLFVEGKEVKQNEPLFIINSALYKAKVEKAKAQLKKNEAQAAKAKRDVERLQPLYEQHAASQLDLDNALASLGDAEADIAMSKADLDQAQLELSYTTVTSPLAGYISERFVDVGALVGPGVNSKLAAVVKSDTVLVDFKMTALDYLRAERRNIKFGEQDTSRSWQPTVTVTLADDSEYPVKGIVDFADPIVDPQTGTFGVRAELSNPNQKLLPGQFTKVKLLLDVRERAIVVPRKAISIEKGGAFIYVVRRDNVAEKRFVQTGPEIGNNIVIERGLGENEQVVIEGYHKLVPGMLVQPIQAGDDKAIEALRAEEEEE is encoded by the coding sequence ATGGTAGGAGAAAGATTGGTTAAAGGGGCTGTGTTTTTAGCCTTAATAGTGTTAGCAACAGGATGCCGACATAAGGATGAACCTTTGAAGCCTCTCGTGATTGTTGATAAACCGGCAAAGGAAGATGTACAGATCTTTGGTGAATATGTCGGACGCATTCGGGCAGCTCGGTTCGTGGAGATACATGCCCGCGTTGAGGGTTATCTGGAAAAGATGTTGTTTGTGGAAGGAAAGGAAGTTAAGCAGAATGAACCTCTTTTCATTATTAATTCGGCTCTTTATAAGGCAAAGGTAGAGAAAGCTAAAGCACAGCTGAAAAAGAACGAAGCACAAGCTGCAAAAGCTAAACGCGATGTAGAACGTTTGCAGCCTTTGTACGAGCAGCATGCTGCCAGCCAATTGGATTTGGACAATGCATTAGCATCGTTAGGAGATGCAGAGGCGGATATTGCCATGAGTAAAGCCGATCTGGATCAGGCCCAACTTGAATTGAGTTATACGACTGTAACCTCTCCGCTGGCCGGATATATCAGCGAACGTTTTGTGGATGTTGGCGCCTTGGTCGGTCCTGGTGTAAACTCTAAATTGGCAGCTGTAGTAAAGAGTGATACTGTTTTAGTAGACTTTAAAATGACTGCATTAGATTATCTGCGTGCCGAACGTCGTAATATTAAATTCGGAGAGCAGGACACATCCCGCTCCTGGCAACCGACCGTAACAGTTACCTTAGCCGATGATTCCGAATATCCTGTTAAAGGGATAGTGGATTTTGCCGATCCGATTGTTGATCCGCAGACTGGAACATTCGGGGTGCGTGCTGAACTTTCCAATCCGAACCAGAAACTTCTCCCGGGGCAGTTCACAAAAGTGAAACTCTTGTTGGATGTCCGTGAACGTGCGATTGTTGTTCCCCGTAAGGCTATTTCCATAGAGAAAGGAGGAGCTTTCATTTATGTAGTCCGCCGGGATAATGTAGCAGAAAAGCGTTTTGTGCAGACTGGGCCGGAAATCGGAAATAACATTGTTATAGAACGTGGATTGGGTGAAAATGAACAAGTCGTAATAGAAGGCTATCATAAGTTAGTTCCCGGAATGTTGGTACAGCCGATACAGGCGGGTGACGATAAAGCGATTGAAGCATTAAGGGCAGAGGAGGAAGAGGAATGA